GCGGTAATCCCACCAGCCGTAGAAGACGTAGCTGGCGGCGAGCAGCAGCCGGTTCTGCGCCCGATGGGCGAGCATGTAGTACGCCGCCAGCACCGCGGGCAGGAACAGCGCGAACTCCCAGCTATTGAACAGCATGCGGATCCTTGGTGAACGAGGGGTCCCGCCGATCCTAGGCAAGAAGCCGACCCGGACGCGAGTCCGCCACTCGGGCGTCAACTGCTTGTCAATCAGTCATTTACGGCGATCGAAGGGGCGAAAGACCCACATCGAGCAGCCTAAAGGTCGCCAATCGGCAGACTAATGTCTACCGATTGCGGGCCCGACCGTGATCCGCGTCGACAGCGTCGTCGCGGGCAGCGTCCCGGTGAGGCGCACGGTGGTCGCCGGCGCCTTCCGGTGGTAGCCGTCGCTCACCCAGCCGCTGATCGGCGCGGTGCTGCCGCGCATCAGGCTGATGGCAAGTCTCGCGTCGGGTTCGAGCCGGACCGATCCGCGGCCCGTGACCGCCTCGATGACGCCGTCCGCCGCCCGCACCTCGCAGTGCTCCGAGAAGTGGAAGTACATCGCGATCTGATGCGGCTGCCGCATCTCCAGGCGATCCGCGATCATCAGCGCGCGCGACGGACCGTCGAGATCCAGCGTGCGCGTGTGCCGCACGGGATCCTCGAGCCGCTCGTACCCGTCGTGCGCCCCCTGGACGCGTCCGCCGCCGGCGCGCGGCTCCCACGCCGTGCACCACGCATTCGCCCGCGCCCCCCACATGAACGGGCCCGCCGGCACCGACTGTTCGCGGCCGTCGATCTCGATCGTGTTGTGCGCGCGCGTGCTGCGGAAGTACTCGCGCCACTCGGGGAAGCTGAAATAGTCGTAGGTGCCGGGATCGACCAGCACGTCGATGCCGAACGCGCGCAGCGTGAAGGCGAGCGCGTCGGCGTGGCCGTGCGCCGCAATCGCGCCGAAGCCGAACTCGCCGCAGTCGAACGTCACGCTCAGGGCGGCGGCGTCGCCGCGCCCGCCGTGCTGCAGCAGGTACCGGCCGCTGTCGGCGAACGCCTTCGACGCGAGCGCCGCCGCGCCGCGTCCGGCCGCGCCGCGACCCGCGACGCCGTCGCCGACCATCCACCACGCGGTCTCGCCGTACTCGGCGTCGATCCACTCGCGGTCGCTGCGTTCGAGCAGGCGCTCGCCGAGCGCCAGCCACTCGCGCGGATCGCGGCTGTTCCCCCCGAAGTCGGCCACGTACCCGTCGTCGTAATCGCCGAACCAGGAGGGCGGCCCTCCCTCGCACATCGCCGCCGCGAAGTCGAACATCCGACGCAGCCGGTCGTGAAACACCGCGGAGAACGGGGCCCCGCTTCGCTCGGCCACGACCGCGGCGAGTGCGAGGAACTGCAGCACGAAGACGTGATAGCCGAACGCCTGTTCGCGCGACGCGCCGTCCGCGTAGGTCTGCGCCACGATCTCGTCCTCGAGGATCGCCCGGCTCTCGCCGCGCCACCGCGCCGCCCCGGCGAGGCCGGGCAGGCAGGAGGCGGCGATGAACACGCCCGCGGCCTCGCCGATGCGATGATTGTTCGCGGACGACCCCCGCGAGTACTTGCGCGCGATCTCCCAGACGTGGAGGTGCAGCGCGTTGAGGACGCGCGCCGCCGCCGCTCCCTCGAGGACCCCTGCGCCGCGGATCAAGTCGATCGCCCACACCCAGTTGATCACGCGGATCGCGAGCTCGAGCGGGCTCCGCCAGTGCATCCCCCGCCCGAACGGGCACTGATCGAGCCAGGACTCGATCTGCGCGACCAGTTCGCGCGCGAACGCCGCGTCGCCGCTCGCCCGGTAGGCGCGCCCGAGTACGACCAGCTGCTGGTGCCGTCCGGGCTCCCACACGACCTTCGCATCTCCCGTGACGCGCAGATCGCGATAGTCGATCGACGGCGCGAATCGCCCCGGCGCGATCGCGCCGGTCTCGTGATCGCGGTTCCAGTCGATCGGATCGCCGAGGTGGCGGTTCTCGAGATTGAAAAAGGAGAAGCGGTGCTCGGCGTAGGCGCGCGCGCGGCGCAGCAGACGGTCGCGCCACTGCGCTTCCGTGGAGCCCGGAGCGGCGTCGCGCCAGCAGCCTGCGGGCTGACCGCACAGTGGAACGGCGCCGGCGAGCACCGACCGTGCGCGGTCGGTGTCGTAGAGCGACGCCGGGACCAGCCCGAAGGCGATCCGCGGGCGATCGACGCCGTCGCGCACCATGCCGCGCGCGCGCCACGCCATCTCGCGCGGCGACATACGCCGCAGCCGTTTGGCGTACCAGGTCAGCGTCTGCACGGCGATGTGTTCCGGAAGGCGGCGCTCAGCGCGCGGTGCGGAGCTGGCCGCGCCGCGTCCGCAGCATCTCGCGGGCGGCGATGCCGATGAACAACAGGTTGGTGACCAGATACCGGCGCGCGAGCCGCCGCGGCTCCTGCTTCGCGCGGTAGAGCCATTCGAGGCCGAGCCGCTGCCAGGCGACCGGCGCGCGCTGCACCAGGCCCGCCGCGACGTCGAACGATCCGCCCACGCCGTGCCACACCGGGACCCCGAGCTGCCGGCTCCACCGCGCCAGGAACTGTTCCTTGCGCGGCGAGGTCATGGCGATGAACACGATGTCGGCGCGCGAGGCCTCGATCGCCCGCGCCACCGCCGGTTCTTCTTCGGCGGAGAAGTAGCCGTGATGCGAACCCGCGATGATCACCGCCGGACGGCGGCGCCGGAACGATTCGACCGCGCCGGCGAGAACGTCGGGCGTCGCGCCGAGACAGAACACCCGGTAGCCGCGCTCGGCCGCGCGATCGATCAAGGCGTACATCAAGTCGATGCCGGCGACGCGCTCCGGCAGCGACCGGCCGAGCAGGCGGCTCGCCCACACGACCGCCATGCCGTCGGCGAGCACGATGTCTGAGGCGAGCACGTCTTCGCACAGCCGCGGATCGCGCTTCATGTTGACGATCTTGGCGGCGTTCACCACGCCGATCTGCAGCGGCCGGCGGCCGGCAATCGCGCCGTCCACCACGCGGACGACGTCGGGCATCGTCACCGCGGCGACGCGGATGCCGAACAGTTCGCGAACCGGTGCGTCAAGCACGGGGATCCTGACTGGCGGCCCACGCGTACAGGAACCAGCCCCAGTGGTACGGACGGTCTTCGTAGTCGATCGCCACGGGCGGGAACAGCGCGTCCATGCCCGGCGCGCGCAGGCCGCTGTGCACGCGCGTGCACGCCGCCTGCACGAAGCGGGTGAGCTTCATCGGCTCGCGGCGCGCCACTTTCCGCCACAGCATGCCCGCCTCGTCGTCAATCAGCGATCCGCCTCCGAGCTCCGGCGCGTGCTCGAGCCAGCCAAGCCCCCGGTCGATCTCGCCGTCGAAGTTGCCGCCGCCGGCGTCCTTGATCGCGCGAAGCGCCATCGGCCCCATTGCATCCTGATGAATGGCGTAGACCGGATAGCCCTCGACGACGTCGCCTGTCCGCGGGTCGTAGTGCCAGTACCACTGCCCGGCGTCCCCCTGCAGGCGGCAGATCCGCGTGGCGCAGCTCGCCGCCGCCTCGAGCGCCGGGCCGGCCGGCCGCGAGGCCGCGGCATAGCGCGACAGCGCGAAGATCGGATACACCTGATCGGCGTAGCACGCCACATATGCGCGGCTGGTGCGGGTGCCGGTGGCATGCCGGAAGATGCCCGTCTCCGGGTTCCATGCCGTGAGCACCGACTCGGAAAGGCGCCGCTGCAGATCCGCGCCGGCGCGTCCGACATCGAGCGTCGCCGCGGCGAGCGCCCACGAGACTTCCACCGTCGGGTGCGACGCGCGCGCCTCGAACAGGCGCCGCACCTCGCGCCATGCCGGCGCGGTGTCGACGCCGATGGCCGACGCCGCCCAGGCGATCAGCGCCGCATCCCCGAGATTGCCGCACGCCGGGAGCTCCGACATCAGCGTTCTCGCCAGCGTCGCCGGATCGTACGGCAGCCGCCAGCGATCGAACCCGTCGGCGGCGAGGCCGATCAAGGTGATCGCCGAGTAGCGGTTGCTGATGCCGTCGGGCACGAGTCCGCCGCCGGCCCGCCGCACGGTGAACACGTAGCGCCCCGCCGCGTCGCTGTACATGCGCGGCAGCGCGGCCGCCGCGAGCCTCCGCAGCCGCGCGATCAGTTCGGGCATCGCGGTGGCCGCGGACGGCTCCGCCGCGGTGTCAAGCGCGAGCGGAGTCATAGGCGGTCTTGGCAGCCGGCTGGTCTTCCGCGCCCTGGTTCAGCGCGCCCGGCGGCAGGATCCAGGTGGGGGCGATGCGGCGCCCGGTGGCGAGCGTGGCGCAGGTCGCGGCGATCAGACGAAGGTCGACGATGAGCGACATGTTGCGGACGTAGAGAAGGTCGTAGTGAATCCATTGATGGAAGTCGCCGATGGCGCGCTCCGACCGGCACACCTGCCACATCCCGGTGATGCCGGGACGCACCGACAGGCGCGCCTCGCGCCACGGGATGCAGATCTGGTTCTCGCGGAAGGGCGAGGGACGCGGCCCGATCAGGCTCATCTCGCCGACGATGATGTTGAACAGCTGCGGCAGCTCGTCGAGACTCGTCTTGCGCAGCCATCGGCCGACGCGGGTGATGCGCGGATCGCGGTCGATCTTGAACTGCGGCCCGTCGACCTGGTTGGTCGTCAGCATCTCACGCTGCTTGGCATGCGCGCCGACGCACATCGTCCGGAACTTCCAGCAGCGGAACGTGCGGCCGCCGACCGTCTCGCGCAGGTCGCCGTAGAAGACGGGGCCCCGCGATTCGAGCTTGATGACGAGCGCGATCAGCAGCAGGACGGGCGAGAGCAGAATCACTGCGAGCGCGGCGAGGATCGGCTCGACCGCCGCTTTGATCCGCGGATAGAGCGCGGTCTTTCCTCCCGCGACGCCGGGATCGACCGGCATGTGATCGACGTTGATCGCCTGGTCGCCGCCGTCGAAGTCGGCGCCGATGCTGGTCGTCCCCGCGAGTACCGAATGGCGGTGGGTGCTCCCGGCGGCGACCCGCGCCCCTGGCGCGACGAGGCACTGGGCCACGACCGATCGCGCGCCGAGGCGCGCGCCGCGGCCGATCACCGTCGGGCCGATCACGCGCGCTCCCGCCGAGACGAGCACGTCGTCCTGCACGTACACCGCGCCGATCAGGTGCGCCCCCGGATCCACGTTCGCGCTCGGCGCGACGACCGCTTCGTGGTTCGCCGGCCCTGCACTCTGCATGCAGCGTTCCGACAGGTGCAGCAGCGCCCGCGGGTTCTCGAGGTTCAGCGCGCCCGACACGAGCGGCACGTCGCGGCTCGGGACGCCGCGCAGCATCAGCTCCTGGCGCAGCTCCCGCAGGTCGCTGAAATCGGAGCAGTCCGCGGCGAGCAGCGCCGCCGCGGGAACGATGGAACAGGCGATTCCGCGGGTGAAGGCCCAGGTGTGGGCGTCGTAGTACCGCTGGATGCGCCGCACCCGCCCCGCGGGATCGAGCTGCACCCGCTCGGTGGTTCCTCCCGGGTTCTCGTCGAGCGCCACGATGTGCACGGCGCCGGTCTGCGGCTTGCCGAGCTCGACGTCGATCGCGGTCCAGTCAATGGCGCCGAGCGGGAAGCAGGCCGGATCGATGATGACGAGCCAGTCCTTGAGATCGTAGCTGCTGAAGCGGGCGACGAAGTCGTGGACCGTCAGCACGTCGCGGACCTGCGAGCACGCGGCGCGAACCGCCGCGGTGTACGCCTCGGTCGGCGCGAAGGTGGCGACGACGGAGATCGATTCGCGGCACACCTGCTCGAACCGCGCGTGCAGCTCGCAGATCAGGCTGCCCGTCGTGACGGGCGCGAGGAGCAGCGACGTCCGGCCGGATCCGTCGTCGAGATAGACGGGTCGCCGATCGAGCAGAGCCGGGTAGATGGCCACGGTAAACGGCTACGGAGCAAATTGCGGCCCGCCCGGTCGTTCCGGAGGGGCGCTCTAAACTGCTGAAAAGCCTTGTAGTTTGGCGATCTCGAAACCGTGACCCGCGCCTGGACGACGAAAGTCATCCATTGGGCAGACCAATGTCTTCCTATTCGCGCGGGAGGGCGTTCAGCGGAAGGCGAGGCCGGTCGCGTCGACCGCCGGCTCCAGCGCGGGCACGGCGACTTTCTGACGAACCGTCTTCGGCGCCGCCGGACGCGCCGCCACTCGAATCGCGCCGACCAGGCGCGCGGACGGTTCGATGGTGACGCCGGTGGAGAGCACCGAGCGATCGACCTGCGCGTCCGCGCCGATCGTGCATCCATTCCACACCACCGAGCGCGACACGAGCGCGCCGCGCTCGACGATCGAATCCGCGCCGATCGACGCCGGCCCGACGACGACGGCTTCGTCGTGAATCTCGACGCCGGGGCCGACGAGCACCGGCCCGACGAGCAGCGCCGTGGGGCTGATGCGCGCGCTCGGATCGATGGTGGGCGCGGCTTCGAACAGCGCGTCGCCGATGATGCCGGCGGGCGCGGCGGTGCGCGCGATCGTGCGATGGCTCACCGCGAGATAGGTCTGCGCGTCGAGCACCTGCGGGCACTGGCTCTCGGCCTCGCTGGTGACGACGAGTTCCCCCGCGGCGTAGAGGCGCGGGATCAGCGATTCCTTGATGTCCTGATAGCCGGCGGCGGGCACGTATTCGAACGCGCGGCGGCTGAAGACGTAGAGCCCCGTCGGCACCAGGCTGCTGCCGCGGCCGGAGCCCGCGCCGCTCGAGGGCTGCACGACGATCGTCAATGCGGCGCGCGATTCCTGGTGCTCGGCGAGCACGCGCAGCAGGCTGACATCGGGGATCGTCGTGGCGTCGGCGACGACGAAGAGATCCGCATCGGTGGCGAGCGCGGCGTCGCGCGCGCTGCCGGCGGCGCCGCGCGGCGATTGATCCTCGTGGAACGTGAGCGCGGGGAGCAGATGGCGGAGCGGTTCGAGATGCTCGCGAAGCTGCGCGCCGAGACCGTTGGCGCAGATCGTCACGCGCGACGCGCCGGCGGCGCGGAGCCAGCGGAGCGGATGCGCCATGAGCGGCCACTGGCCGACCGGGAGCACGGGGCGCGGCAGCAGTTGATCGAACGCGGTCTTGCGCCAGGCGGTGGTGCCGGCGAGCACCACGGCTTCGAAGGCGAAGATATCGGGCGCCGACACCCGGTCGGGGGCGTCGGTGACACACTCACGCATGAAAGACGTCGGCATGATCTGCAGGGTGACGCGTGTGCCAGAGCAAGCGTCGTTCCCGGCTCAACAGCGGCCAGAACCGCCCATTCCCGGGCGGATCCGGCGCGTGCGCGGGAAGAGGTCGCCGAAACAGCGGACAAATGTCTGCCATTTGACTCCCGACCGCGCCGATTACGATCTTTTCATCGCCCCGTGCATCGCCGCCGCGCTTCTCGCGTCGGGGGGCGTCACCACCCCCGCGTGCGACTGCTGAAACAGCTTCTGGCTGGAGGTGCGGATGCGCAGTGTGTACGCGAGCGAGGTGTCGACCAGCATCGCGTTCACGGTTGCGAGGATCACGGATGCGAGCCGTTCCTCCTCGGTGGCGTCGAGCGACGAAACGAAGATGATCTCCAAGTGAACTCCTACTGTGGCTGGAGCGAACCGGCGCGGCACGCGGCGATCGACCAGCCTTCGTCTTGACGCCGCATCACCGCGGTGAACGGCTCTTCACCGGCCGGCAGCGGCTGTCCGTCGGCCCGCTCGCGCGGCCCGAACGTCAGGGTGCCGTCCACGATCGCGAGATCCGACTGAAGGAACCGGACCGACGTCAACACGCACTCGAGCGTGCGCGAGGATCTCCCGGAGCGGTGGGCGAACGCGCGCCCGAACGCGCGCTCCAGCTCGTGCCGCCCCTGGACGACGCGCCCGCCGCCGGCGAGCATCCGGTGATCGCCGTCCGGATCGAACACCGCGGTCACTTCGCGGACGTCGCCGCGCTGCCACGCGTTCGAAAAACGGGACCACGTATGTTTAATCGCGTCCTCGTCGCTGAGTCGCGCCGCTGCTGCTCGCATGGACACCTCCCGGAAATGCGGGGGGAATTGTCATGACGTGTGCCAGGCGAAAGCGTCCGGTTTCATGGAGAAATCGCGAGACGCCGTAACCGCTTGGCACCCCAGGGGTTGACTTTTGTCGCCTGCAGAGATGCGTAGCTGAACCGCCGTTCAGTGCGCGACGGCGCGACTGTTCGGTTGCCGTGCCCGGCGCGTTATCTCACACAGTCCGACCGCGGCGACTTGACTTTCGCCGGGGATTCGGATCCGACACTGTTAAGAAACAAAACAGTAAGAAATTATTTCGGGTAAAAGAGACACATTTTGTAACTCACTGTGTTACATGCAGTTATTAGTGAAGAGCTGGCCGCTTGCACCAACACAGTGCAATTTCTGCCTAGAAAAACCTTGACCGAGGCCCAGCTCAGTTGTTATAAAAATTTCCTCCGCCACAACAGCCGGCCCAGACATTCTCGTCAGGCCGACGTGTGTGGCTCAGTCGGAGACAGATGATGATTTTGGGCTCGTGCGAACCCATCAAGCGGCTCCGGGAAGACATCGCCTACGCCGCCAGGGCTGACGCGAAAGTGCTGATCACCGGCGAAAGCGGCGCCGGCAAGGAACTCGTCGCCCGCGCCATCCACGATGGCAGCGCCCGCGCGAGCGGTCCGTTCATGACCATCAACTGCGCCGGCATTCCCGAGACGCTCCTCGAATCCGAGCTCTTCGGGCACGTCCGCGGCAGCTTCACCGGCGCGTTCCGCGATCGTCCGGGCCTGCTCGAATCGGCCCGCCGCGGCACCGTGTTCCTGGATGAAGTGGGAGAGATGAGCCTGCGGATGCAGGGGCTCCTGCTGCGCTTCCTGGAGACCGGCGAGATCCAGCGCGTCGGCGCCGACCTCACCGTGCAGCGCGCCGACGTGCGCGTCGTCGCCGCCACCAACCGGCCGCTGAACCAGGACATCGAAGAGAAGAGATTCCGGTCCGATCTGTACTATCGGCTCAACGTCATTCATCTGGTAGTCCCCTCGCTGCGCGAGCGGCGCGACGACGTCCCGCTCCTGCTCAAGCACTTCGTCGATTCCTACGCGCGCCGCTACAGCACCGTGCCGTGCGAGTTCACCGACGAGGCGCTCGCGCTGCTGACCGCGTATGACTGGCCCGGGAACGTCCGCGAACTGAAGAACGCGGCGGAGCGGCTGGTGGTGCGCCGCCACGCGCGGGTCACGCCGGCGGACCTGCCGCAGGAAGTGCTCGCCGCCCGTCCGGCCGCCGACGCCTCCGATGCGGTCGCCGATACCGGCCGCACCAGCACCCGCGACGAACTGCTCGCCCGCCTCCTCGACGGGCGCGAGTGCTTCTGGTCGGTGGTCTACGATCCGTTCATGTCGCGCGACCTCACGCGCGACGACATCCGCGCCCTGGTGCGCGCCGGGCTCGAACGGACCAGCGGCAGCTACTCGGCGCTGCTGCACCTGTTCAACATGGAGACGGAAGACTACAAGCGCTTCCTGAACTTCCTGACCAAGCACCAATGCCACATGCCGTTCCAGAACTTCCGGATGGCCAGTGTCAAGCGTCCCGCGCCGCGTCCCGAGGAGCGCCGCACCGCGTAACACTTCTCGCGCGCGACCCGCACCGTCACCGCCGCGGCAAACGCGGCCAACGAACGCCGGCTTCCCGCCGGCGTTCGCGTGTACGCGCGCGCACCAGATCGCGAACACCGAACCGGCGTCGGAACGGTGGGGCCGGCCG
The genomic region above belongs to Vicinamibacterales bacterium and contains:
- a CDS encoding SgcJ/EcaC family oxidoreductase — protein: MRAAAARLSDEDAIKHTWSRFSNAWQRGDVREVTAVFDPDGDHRMLAGGGRVVQGRHELERAFGRAFAHRSGRSSRTLECVLTSVRFLQSDLAIVDGTLTFGPRERADGQPLPAGEEPFTAVMRRQDEGWSIAACRAGSLQPQ
- a CDS encoding alginate lyase family protein; the encoded protein is MQTLTWYAKRLRRMSPREMAWRARGMVRDGVDRPRIAFGLVPASLYDTDRARSVLAGAVPLCGQPAGCWRDAAPGSTEAQWRDRLLRRARAYAEHRFSFFNLENRHLGDPIDWNRDHETGAIAPGRFAPSIDYRDLRVTGDAKVVWEPGRHQQLVVLGRAYRASGDAAFARELVAQIESWLDQCPFGRGMHWRSPLELAIRVINWVWAIDLIRGAGVLEGAAAARVLNALHLHVWEIARKYSRGSSANNHRIGEAAGVFIAASCLPGLAGAARWRGESRAILEDEIVAQTYADGASREQAFGYHVFVLQFLALAAVVAERSGAPFSAVFHDRLRRMFDFAAAMCEGGPPSWFGDYDDGYVADFGGNSRDPREWLALGERLLERSDREWIDAEYGETAWWMVGDGVAGRGAAGRGAAALASKAFADSGRYLLQHGGRGDAAALSVTFDCGEFGFGAIAAHGHADALAFTLRAFGIDVLVDPGTYDYFSFPEWREYFRSTRAHNTIEIDGREQSVPAGPFMWGARANAWCTAWEPRAGGGRVQGAHDGYERLEDPVRHTRTLDLDGPSRALMIADRLEMRQPHQIAMYFHFSEHCEVRAADGVIEAVTGRGSVRLEPDARLAISLMRGSTAPISGWVSDGYHRKAPATTVRLTGTLPATTLSTRITVGPAIGRH
- a CDS encoding sigma 54-interacting transcriptional regulator yields the protein MILGSCEPIKRLREDIAYAARADAKVLITGESGAGKELVARAIHDGSARASGPFMTINCAGIPETLLESELFGHVRGSFTGAFRDRPGLLESARRGTVFLDEVGEMSLRMQGLLLRFLETGEIQRVGADLTVQRADVRVVAATNRPLNQDIEEKRFRSDLYYRLNVIHLVVPSLRERRDDVPLLLKHFVDSYARRYSTVPCEFTDEALALLTAYDWPGNVRELKNAAERLVVRRHARVTPADLPQEVLAARPAADASDAVADTGRTSTRDELLARLLDGRECFWSVVYDPFMSRDLTRDDIRALVRAGLERTSGSYSALLHLFNMETEDYKRFLNFLTKHQCHMPFQNFRMASVKRPAPRPEERRTA
- a CDS encoding NDP-sugar synthase, whose translation is MRECVTDAPDRVSAPDIFAFEAVVLAGTTAWRKTAFDQLLPRPVLPVGQWPLMAHPLRWLRAAGASRVTICANGLGAQLREHLEPLRHLLPALTFHEDQSPRGAAGSARDAALATDADLFVVADATTIPDVSLLRVLAEHQESRAALTIVVQPSSGAGSGRGSSLVPTGLYVFSRRAFEYVPAAGYQDIKESLIPRLYAAGELVVTSEAESQCPQVLDAQTYLAVSHRTIARTAAPAGIIGDALFEAAPTIDPSARISPTALLVGPVLVGPGVEIHDEAVVVGPASIGADSIVERGALVSRSVVWNGCTIGADAQVDRSVLSTGVTIEPSARLVGAIRVAARPAAPKTVRQKVAVPALEPAVDATGLAFR
- a CDS encoding sugar transferase, which encodes MAIYPALLDRRPVYLDDGSGRTSLLLAPVTTGSLICELHARFEQVCRESISVVATFAPTEAYTAAVRAACSQVRDVLTVHDFVARFSSYDLKDWLVIIDPACFPLGAIDWTAIDVELGKPQTGAVHIVALDENPGGTTERVQLDPAGRVRRIQRYYDAHTWAFTRGIACSIVPAAALLAADCSDFSDLRELRQELMLRGVPSRDVPLVSGALNLENPRALLHLSERCMQSAGPANHEAVVAPSANVDPGAHLIGAVYVQDDVLVSAGARVIGPTVIGRGARLGARSVVAQCLVAPGARVAAGSTHRHSVLAGTTSIGADFDGGDQAINVDHMPVDPGVAGGKTALYPRIKAAVEPILAALAVILLSPVLLLIALVIKLESRGPVFYGDLRETVGGRTFRCWKFRTMCVGAHAKQREMLTTNQVDGPQFKIDRDPRITRVGRWLRKTSLDELPQLFNIIVGEMSLIGPRPSPFRENQICIPWREARLSVRPGITGMWQVCRSERAIGDFHQWIHYDLLYVRNMSLIVDLRLIAATCATLATGRRIAPTWILPPGALNQGAEDQPAAKTAYDSARA
- a CDS encoding WecB/TagA/CpsF family glycosyltransferase gives rise to the protein MLDAPVRELFGIRVAAVTMPDVVRVVDGAIAGRRPLQIGVVNAAKIVNMKRDPRLCEDVLASDIVLADGMAVVWASRLLGRSLPERVAGIDLMYALIDRAAERGYRVFCLGATPDVLAGAVESFRRRRPAVIIAGSHHGYFSAEEEPAVARAIEASRADIVFIAMTSPRKEQFLARWSRQLGVPVWHGVGGSFDVAAGLVQRAPVAWQRLGLEWLYRAKQEPRRLARRYLVTNLLFIGIAAREMLRTRRGQLRTAR